The stretch of DNA GATGCTGCCCGAAATTTTGGGGCACCCAAACCATCGGTTGTACAGATTTTATTTCGGGTTCATGTAGTAAATTTGTTACCCCACACTCGATCCGAACTACTTGAATCCGAAGAACCCGACCCGACACCACCCCTAGACTACACAACCAAAATCTCCTCGAATCTCTCGtataaaacaattttttaaaaaataatccgACGGTCATATTTTATTGAGAAAAGATTTCAACCGTTAGATTTTGTTTTAAAGTTTACTAATTTATTTAGACTGAAGGACTCGTCGTTTTTTCCAGATTCTACAGTTTCTTTCATTTCCATTGAGCATCCGATACTTAAATTACACATCGAATCACCGCAAACCCGCTCGGGGAATTGGGAAACTGCGAAAAAGGTACTTTGATTTCTCTAATTTCTGTAATTTTTCCCCTTTTGTCGTTTTAGGGTTTTCTAGTGTTACTGTTCACGCACACTTTCATGGTTTTGTGGTTTTCTGTCCGTTGGAACTATTGATTAGTATTGTATCGAATTCGATCTTTTTGGCTCTGTGTGGTATATCTTCGACATGTTATATATTTTTGGGATTATAAAGTTTTAATCTTTGCTTTGGTTTTTCATAGTGAATGCTGGGTTTTTGTACTGGAATTGTTTGATTGCTGTAAGCCTGTAgtttttgagatgttttagtGTAGGCGACTTAATGTGTTTTGGGGCATAAAATTATGCTTTacaaaaattatatgtaaaattttgaatctttttatttgaaatGAGCTATTACTCATATGTGTGCTTAAATGTCCATATATTTTACTTATGTCAGTGTACATATCGATGATATCATTGTACATGCGCTAGGCAGCGCGCCAGCAGATGCATAGAATAAATTTTGGTGTCGTTAATTTTCTGTTTTGTGTTGAACTTCTTTTATCTGGATGAAGACCAGTGTCTTGAAAtgctaaataatatttttgaactcACCAATTAAGTTATATGCACTTTTTAAAATGGGATAAGTTAATGTCTATTGGTTATTGTTTTGTCATTTCCTTAATATGTGACATTAATCTGCTTAGCCAGGCTTAATTGATATATCTTACTACTAATGTTTTGAGCTAATGATTCCTTGTTTTTGGAAAGAGTATTCATTTGAAAATTCAGAGGAGAGAAGGAAATTATGTCATGAATTGGTCGATCGCACTAAATATGGTATTTGTTGTTTGGGTGCATACTTTTCTTGCCCAGAATCTTTGCTTTTTTTCCCTTCTGAATTAATGTTGTTTAGCTTATACATACTTAGTTGAGCAAAAAAAGTTTTACATCTTACACTTGTTTTTTTTACGAAAACGGAAAACCTTAATGCGTTTGATGTCAATTGATGTTCCATTTTGGTTATTTATTTGCATCTGCAACGAACATGCAAATTGACTATGCTATGCATCACTTTGGATTTTAGGTCAACGTGAATGGATACAAAAACATCAAATGGAGAACGTCGACATGTTACGATTAAACTATGGCCTCCTAGCCAGAATACACGCCAGAAGCTAGTTGAGCGAATGACAGATAATCTTTCGGCTCCAACCATTTTCACCCGCAAGTATGGCAGTGTCAGTGAGGCCGAGGCTTCAAAATTTGGCAAACAAATTGAAGAATCTgctttttctagtgcaaatcaACATTATGAACAGGAACCTGATGGTGATGGCAGTTCTGCTGTGCAGTGGTATGCCAGTGAATGTAGCAAGCTTTGTCTGGATGTTCTTAAAGGAGGATTCAAGATGGAGGAAAAAGAGAAGATGAGCTCGAAGGTTAGTCCTACTATCCGCGATACCTTTTTCGATATTTCGAAAGGTCAGCGAGCATTCATAGAGGAGGACGAGGCACAAACACTTTTGAGTCCCTTAAAAGATCCAGGAAATTTTTACACTAAAATATGTTTCAGCAATCGAAGCTTCGGTCTAGGTGCTGCCCATATTGCTGGTCCTATCTTATCAGCTATTAAGAACCAGTTGACAGACGTGGATCTGTCAGATTTTGTTGCTGGACGACCAGAGGCAGAAGCTCTGGATGTAATGACTATCTTTTCTGAAGGTCTGGAAGGCTCTCATTTGAAGTATCTGAATCTCTCAGACAATGCCTTGGGTGAGAAGGGAGTTCGGGCATTTAGTATGCTCTTGCAGTCTCAGACCGAATTGGAGGAACTATATCTGATGAATGATGGGATTTCAGAAGAAGCAGCACGAGCTGTTAGTGAATTGGTTCCTTCCACACAGAAGCTTAGAGTTCTTCATTTTCATAACAACATGACGGGAGATACAGGGGCGGTTTCGATATCAAAGATTCTGAGGCGATGTCCCCTGTTGGAGGATTTTCGCTGCTCATCTACCCGTGTCGGCTCTGAAGGTGGGATTGCATTGAGCGAAGCACTTTCAGGATGTACGAATTTGAAGAAACTTGATATTCGAGATAACATGTTTGGGGTCCAGGCTGGTATCAAGCTGAGTGAGGCTCTTGTCAAACATGAGTATCTTACCGAGATATATTTGAGCTACCTGAATCTTGAAGATGTTGGAGCAACTGCAATAGCTGATGCTCTAAAAGAGACTGCACCCTCACTCGAGGTCTTGGAGATGGCTGGGAATGATATAACAGCCGAAGCAGCTCCTAGTTTAGCTTCTTGTATTGCTAAAAATGGCTCTTATGAAGTTAAACTTGTCGGAAAACGATCTCAAGGATGATGGTGTGCTTCTCATAAGcaaagtacttggagtagagcATGATCAATTGAAAGAAGTCGACATGAGCCAGAACTCTCTTAGAAGGGCTGCATCTAGGACTTTGGCTCAGGCATTAGTTAATAAGCCCTCATTCAAGTTACTGAATATTAATGGAAACTTCATTTCTGATGAAGGGATTGATGAACTGAAGGGTATCTTTAAAGAAAATCCTGATAAACTTGGCCCGTTGGATGAAAATGATCCTGATGGAGAAGATTTTGACGATGAAGATTCTGgagatgaagaagatgaaggTGAGCAGGATGAGTTGGAAGTGAAACTCAAAAATCTTGACGTTAATAAAAAAGAGTGAAGAGCTTGACTATATATCCTTATGAAAACTTGTTGTCTTAGTTATATTAGCTTTGGTTGATGAAACTTTATTGTCATGATTCTAGCCTAGCTGAAGCTAATCGATCACCATCAGTAGTTTGCGATCGATGCAAAATTTTGGCTGTGATTCAGCTTGAGCTTAGATAGTACTGGCGCTGTCTATTTCTCAGATTGTAGACTAATTAATGACATATGCATGCAGACTTGTAGTTCTTGATAATTCATTTTGTGGTTTTTATGTTTTCTGTTTGTGCTTTTCCAATCATGTTTATTTTCCCTGTTCTAGATTTATCATTCCAAACCCATATTTCCAAGCGACAAACATGCCTAGCGCGTCCGAAAGAGTAAGTTCCAAGTAACAAAGAATCATAGCAGTATACCGCATCCGTTTCTAAATTGTGTAATACCGTAAATATTCAATCAGTCATGAGAAAGAAGTATATATAAGAGGTTAAATTACCTTTTAacatttaaacaaaaacaattATATAGATGAATAATGATGCTAAATTTGGGTATTTTCCGGAGTACTGGAGAATGCTGTTACATACTCAGGCTTACACGAAGGGTAAAGTGGTAACTAGATCATTGCTGCATCCACCAATCTAAGTTACCAAATTATTTCTATTGCTACAGATGTATGTTACTACATCTTCTAAGACTGACAATTATTATTAATCACATCAAGCTCGATCTCTTCCTCTTATATGCCGTCCATGTCAATCCATTCAACCCGACTTCCAAACCCTCATCTGCGCTGTTTATATGAGAACTTTCAACTTCATTCCTACTTCTTTGAGATGCCCAACCAAATGTATCTTCACTTCTCGTTTCACTCGCTGTGGAAACTGTCTCACTTTTCAAGTCCGGGGCCCTCTTCTCTTCCACAAGATTATCTCTAGAATTGTATTTGGGTAGTTCATTATTCAAGAACGATGCATTTTCTCGTACCCGCTTTGCAGAATGTATGGTTACATCATCCCCATTCTCCACAGTTTTCATCCACTGTAAATCGGTAACTGTGTCATCACGAATTACCTCCTTTCTCCGCCTCTTACCAGTGACAGCAACTTCATGCATAGATCCTTTTTCCCTGCCATCCTTCATATCAGGCACAGTGTATACCCAATCTGGAACCTCGTGATCTTCCATTAGACGAGATCTGTAATTCTCCTTTTGTCTTCTCTCTTCGTCCATTTTCTCAAACAACCAAAACTCCTCATCTGTACGGGCTGCCAGCCGATTGATTTCTCGTTCGCTTGGCACGTCTGTTCCAAGTGACCTAGAACCTTTGCGCATGATTTCCTCTAACATATCTCTCCTATCTTGGGCTGCATGAACAAGAAAGACCTTGCATTAACACTTGTCGACTAAGACATTAACTCAACAATGTTAACGGCAAATTGTTTGCTATGAAATAGAAATTTCAAAATAGAGGTCGTTTTAGTTATTACCCAccataaatttaaaagtaataacTGAACAACCGAGTATTGTATTCAAATTGTGGGAAAAAAGTTGAAACCCAGTTATAGATTCACATAAATTGCGAAACAGCAGTTATATCGAcgataaatttaaaagtaatagTATTACTACCACTGAACTACCGAGTATTGGAATCAAATTGTAGAAAATAAGTTGAAACGTTCGTCAAATTGTTGCCTAAACAATTGTGTTTCCATACGAAGGGAACGATCCAAAAGGTTGAGGAAGTGAAAAACCTGTTGAAGTTGTATTGAACAACCCTGCCTGGATGACCTTTGCATCAATGCCCATTTTCTGCTTGGCTCTCTCTAAGATTACTTCTTCAATCGATCCAACACTGACAAGCACAAAAACTCTCACCTCTTTCTTCTGCCCAATACGATGAGCTCTATCCTCTGCCTGTTGATCCATTTGAGGGTTCCAATCACTGTCAAAAATAATCACCGTGTCTGCAGTCTGTAAATTCAGACCAAGTCCTCCAGCACGAGTGCTTAGAAGAATATGAAGTAAGGTGAGTCAGGGGCGTTGAATTGTTTCAATAATTTTCCCCGGTCTTCAGTTTTGGTATTGCCATCAAGTCTAAGAAATTGATAACCTTTTAACTCCAGATAATCTCCAAGTATGGTCATGAGCCGTGTCATTTGAGAGAAAAGGAGGACTCTGTGTCCAGCTCTCTGAAGTTTGGGGAGTAAGCGATCAAGAAGCTCAAACTTTCCCGATGCCCGAAAAATCTCTTCATTCCGCTGCAAATAATATTCACCCAGAAATAGGTATGGGTGGTTACAACATTTTCGAAGCTGCATTGTCAGGTTCTGCAGACTTTTGGACTTCCCACTTCCTGCAAATTCAcatcataatcaaaataggCTTAAATATTGCCCTGCTACAAGCATTTGCAGCATTAAGCTATTCAAAAGTGAGTGGCTTACCATTAGCGAGACCAACCCTCCCCATCTCTGTTACTTGCTGATAATAAA from Primulina tabacum isolate GXHZ01 chromosome 3, ASM2559414v2, whole genome shotgun sequence encodes:
- the LOC142538242 gene encoding LOW QUALITY PROTEIN: putative ATP-dependent DNA helicase CHR12 (The sequence of the model RefSeq protein was modified relative to this genomic sequence to represent the inferred CDS: inserted 2 bases in 2 codons) gives rise to the protein MCRVGARRANISAVLYDGRLDERKAMREEYSGEGKFNVLITHYDLIIRDKAFLKKIHWYYLIVDEGHRLKNFDCVLSRTLVSRYRIRRRLLLTGTPIQNSLQELWSLLNFLLPNIFNSVNNFEEWFNAPFADKCEVSLTEEEQLLVIRRLHHVIRPFILRRKKDEVEKYLPSKIQVMLKCDMSAWQKXYYQQVTEMGRVGLANGSGKSKSLQNLTMQLRKCCNHPYLFLGEYYLQRNEEIFRASGKFELLDRLLPKLQRAGHRVLLFSQMTRLMTILGDYLELKGYQFLRLDGNTKTEDRGKLLKQFNAPDSPYFIFXLSTRAGGLGLNLQTADTVIIFDSDWNPQMDQQAEDRAHRIGQKKEVRVFVLVSVGSIEEVILERAKQKMGIDAKVIQAGLFNTTSTAQDRRDMLEEIMRKGSRSLGTDVPSEREINRLAARTDEEFWLFEKMDEERRQKENYRSRLMEDHEVPDWVYTVPDMKDGREKGSMHEVAVTGKRRRKEVIRDDTVTDLQWMKTVENGDDVTIHSAKRVRENASFLNNELPKYNSRDNLVEEKRAPDLKSETVSTASETRSEDTFGWASQRSRNEVESSHINSADEGLEVGLNGLTWTAYKRKRSSLM